In a genomic window of Enterobacter asburiae:
- the ahpF gene encoding alkyl hydroperoxide reductase subunit F, giving the protein MLDTTMKTQLKAYLEKLTKPVELIATLDDSAKSAEIKELLAEIAELSPKVTFKEDNTLAVRKPSFLIANPGSDQGPRFAGSPLGHEFTSLVLALLWTGGHPSKEAQALLEQIRDIDGEFEFETYYSLSCHNCPDVVQALNLMSVLNPRIKHTAIDGGTFQNEITERNVMGVPAVYLNGQEFGQGRMTLTEIVAKVDTGAEKRAAEALNQRDAYDVLIVGSGPAGAAAAVYSARKGIRTGLMGERFGGQVLDTVDIENYISVPKTEGQKLAGALKAHVSDYDVDVIDSQSASKLVPAAVEGGLHQIETASGAVLKARSVIVATGAKWRNMNVPGEDQYRTKGVTYCPHCDGPLFKGKRVAVIGGGNSGVEAAIDLAGIVEHVTLLEFAPEMKADQVLQDKVRSLKNVDIVLNAQTTEVKGDGSKVTGLEYRDRVSGDVHSVQLSGIFVQIGLLPNTTWLEGAIERNRMGEIIIDAKCETSVKGVFAAGDCTTVPYKQIIIATGEGAKASLSAFDYLIRTKTA; this is encoded by the coding sequence ATGCTCGACACTACGATGAAAACCCAGCTCAAGGCTTACCTTGAGAAACTGACCAAACCTGTTGAGCTGATTGCCACGCTGGACGACAGCGCGAAATCGGCAGAGATCAAGGAACTGCTGGCAGAGATCGCTGAACTGTCACCGAAGGTGACCTTTAAAGAAGATAATACGCTTGCCGTCCGTAAGCCTTCTTTCCTGATCGCTAACCCAGGCTCTGACCAGGGGCCGCGCTTTGCCGGCTCTCCGCTGGGACATGAATTTACCTCGCTGGTGCTGGCGCTGCTGTGGACCGGCGGTCATCCGTCTAAAGAAGCGCAGGCGCTGCTGGAGCAGATCCGCGATATCGACGGTGAATTTGAGTTTGAAACCTATTACTCGCTCTCCTGCCACAACTGCCCGGATGTGGTGCAGGCGCTGAACCTGATGTCGGTTCTGAACCCTCGCATCAAACACACGGCGATTGACGGCGGTACGTTCCAGAACGAAATCACCGAGCGCAACGTAATGGGCGTTCCGGCGGTGTATCTGAACGGTCAGGAATTTGGGCAGGGGCGTATGACCCTGACCGAAATCGTTGCCAAAGTGGATACCGGCGCGGAAAAACGCGCGGCGGAAGCGCTGAACCAGCGCGATGCGTACGACGTGCTGATTGTCGGCTCCGGCCCGGCGGGTGCGGCGGCGGCGGTGTACTCTGCGCGTAAAGGGATCCGTACCGGCCTGATGGGCGAACGCTTTGGCGGCCAGGTGCTGGATACCGTAGACATCGAAAACTACATTTCCGTGCCGAAAACCGAAGGCCAGAAGCTGGCGGGTGCGCTGAAGGCACACGTCAGCGACTACGACGTGGACGTGATCGACAGCCAGAGCGCCAGCAAGCTGGTTCCGGCAGCGGTTGAGGGTGGATTACATCAGATTGAAACCGCGTCCGGCGCGGTGCTGAAAGCGCGCAGCGTGATCGTTGCCACCGGCGCGAAATGGCGCAACATGAACGTGCCGGGTGAAGATCAGTATCGCACCAAAGGCGTGACCTACTGCCCACACTGCGACGGCCCGCTGTTCAAAGGTAAACGCGTGGCGGTAATCGGCGGTGGTAACTCCGGCGTGGAAGCGGCTATCGACCTGGCGGGGATCGTTGAGCACGTGACGCTGCTGGAGTTCGCGCCAGAGATGAAGGCCGACCAGGTTCTGCAGGATAAAGTTCGCAGCCTGAAAAACGTTGATATCGTCCTTAACGCGCAAACTACGGAAGTGAAGGGCGACGGCAGCAAAGTGACCGGGCTGGAATATCGTGACCGCGTAAGCGGCGACGTTCATAGTGTTCAGCTTTCGGGTATCTTCGTACAAATTGGCCTGCTGCCAAACACCACCTGGCTTGAAGGCGCGATTGAGCGCAACCGCATGGGCGAGATCATCATCGATGCGAAATGCGAGACCAGCGTGAAGGGTGTGTTTGCCGCAGGCGACTGCACGACCGTGCCGTACAAGCAGATCATCATCGCCACTGGCGAAGGTGCGAAAGCGTCCCTGAGCGCATTTGACTATCTGATCCGCACCAAAACCGCATAA
- a CDS encoding dimethyl sulfoxide reductase anchor subunit, with the protein MEKYELPLVIFTVLSQMSVGMTLLLTWRTLRGEVIGNRMHWLITGLILGVASVAAVLHLAHPEHAYNALINLKHAWLSREILGATLYGAMIGLAFLSKGNKGAALLASLFGILLVVVQGMTYAAPAMQAIANGITMMLFFATVWVMGCAATPLLGLKASNAALRQGIIALMALLIAAPVMWLSGGTIMKMTAHAWLSSPLYLGSLLCCVVGGVLSMKRQPMQKAVFALLLVGVVLSRLTFFGDTVSTIVNIGHLY; encoded by the coding sequence ATGGAAAAGTATGAATTACCGCTCGTTATCTTTACCGTGCTGAGCCAGATGTCCGTCGGGATGACGCTGCTCCTGACCTGGCGCACGCTGCGTGGCGAAGTCATTGGCAACCGCATGCACTGGCTGATTACCGGGCTGATTCTGGGCGTGGCCTCCGTCGCCGCGGTGCTGCATCTGGCGCACCCGGAACACGCTTACAATGCGCTCATTAACCTGAAGCATGCCTGGCTGAGCCGTGAAATTCTGGGCGCGACCCTCTACGGCGCCATGATTGGGCTGGCCTTCCTGAGTAAGGGGAACAAAGGCGCGGCGCTGCTGGCGTCCCTGTTCGGGATCCTGCTGGTGGTGGTGCAGGGGATGACCTACGCGGCACCGGCGATGCAGGCTATTGCCAACGGCATCACCATGATGCTGTTCTTTGCGACGGTCTGGGTGATGGGCTGTGCCGCAACGCCGCTGCTTGGGCTGAAAGCATCAAACGCCGCGCTGCGCCAGGGGATTATCGCCCTGATGGCGCTGCTGATTGCCGCGCCGGTGATGTGGCTCAGCGGTGGCACTATCATGAAGATGACCGCTCACGCCTGGCTAAGCTCGCCGCTTTATCTGGGCAGCCTGCTGTGCTGCGTCGTGGGAGGCGTGTTGTCGATGAAGCGCCAGCCGATGCAGAAAGCGGTGTTTGCGCTCCTGCTGGTGGGCGTGGTGCTCAGCCGTCTGACCTTCTTCGGCGATACCGTCAGCACCATCGTCAATATTGGTCACCTGTACTGA
- the ahpC gene encoding alkyl hydroperoxide reductase subunit C, giving the protein MSLINTKIKPFKNQAFKNGEFIEVTEKDTEGRWSVFFFYPADFTFVCPTELGDVADHYEELQKLGVDVYSVSTDTHFTHKAWHSSSETIAKIKYAMIGDPTGALTRNFDNMREDEGLADRATFVVDPQGIIQAIEVTAEGIGRDASDLLRKVKAAQYVASHPGEVCPAKWKEGEATLAPSLDLVGKI; this is encoded by the coding sequence ATGTCTTTGATTAATACCAAAATTAAACCTTTCAAAAACCAGGCGTTCAAAAACGGTGAATTCATTGAAGTCACCGAGAAAGATACCGAAGGCCGCTGGAGCGTGTTCTTCTTCTATCCTGCTGACTTCACCTTTGTTTGCCCGACTGAACTGGGTGACGTGGCAGACCACTACGAAGAACTGCAGAAGCTGGGCGTCGACGTTTACTCTGTCTCTACCGATACCCACTTCACCCACAAAGCGTGGCACAGCAGCTCTGAAACCATCGCGAAAATTAAATACGCGATGATCGGCGACCCGACTGGCGCCCTGACCCGTAACTTCGACAACATGCGTGAAGATGAAGGCCTGGCCGACCGTGCAACCTTCGTCGTTGACCCGCAGGGCATTATCCAGGCTATCGAAGTTACCGCTGAAGGTATCGGCCGTGATGCTTCTGACCTGCTGCGTAAAGTGAAAGCGGCTCAGTACGTGGCTTCTCACCCAGGTGAAGTGTGCCCGGCGAAATGGAAAGAAGGCGAAGCGACCCTGGCTCCATCCCTGGACCTGGTCGGCAAGATCTAA
- a CDS encoding LysR family transcriptional regulator: MANLYDLKKFDLNLLVIFECIYQHLSISKAAETLYITPSAVSQSLQRLRGQLNDPLFIRSGKGITPTTVGVNLHHHLEQNLNQLEQTINIMHSSGLKKNFVIYCPQFMSTKTMLAPMKLLMDKYNYSIELHDVFLAPDSAEDLLAYRKADLVFSFATSNSRSVASTLYYQLPFVLVCREGHPRLSGNPTREEILNESFTAYLSDENSVKDYHEKAENILTERNVVYRSDSFISLLSMISSSDLIGLAPTPAFEQYGQALNLRKVETDIQFPSIDIYMMYNRSALNSSAFASFIEEITLP; this comes from the coding sequence ATGGCAAACCTCTACGATCTTAAAAAATTCGACCTCAACCTGTTGGTCATTTTTGAGTGCATTTATCAACATCTGAGTATCAGTAAAGCCGCTGAGACACTCTATATTACACCTTCTGCGGTAAGCCAGTCGCTGCAGCGTTTACGCGGACAGCTCAACGATCCGCTGTTTATTCGTTCAGGTAAGGGGATCACGCCGACTACGGTCGGGGTCAATCTGCACCATCATCTTGAGCAAAACCTGAATCAGCTTGAGCAGACCATCAACATCATGCACAGCAGCGGGTTAAAGAAGAACTTTGTCATTTACTGCCCGCAGTTTATGAGTACCAAAACGATGCTTGCCCCTATGAAGCTGCTGATGGATAAGTACAATTACTCCATTGAATTACATGATGTTTTTCTTGCGCCTGACTCTGCTGAAGATCTCTTAGCCTACCGCAAGGCTGACCTGGTATTTTCTTTTGCCACCTCTAACAGCCGTTCTGTCGCCAGCACGCTGTATTACCAGCTTCCCTTTGTCCTTGTTTGTCGTGAGGGCCACCCCCGCCTGAGCGGAAATCCGACCCGTGAAGAGATCCTCAATGAAAGTTTTACCGCCTACCTGAGCGATGAGAACAGCGTCAAAGACTATCATGAAAAAGCCGAAAACATTTTAACCGAAAGGAATGTTGTCTATCGTAGTGATTCCTTTATTTCTCTGTTGTCGATGATCAGTTCATCGGACCTCATCGGATTAGCGCCAACCCCGGCCTTTGAGCAATATGGCCAGGCACTCAACCTGCGCAAAGTAGAAACTGATATTCAATTCCCCAGCATTGATATTTACATGATGTATAATCGTTCCGCACTGAATAGCTCAGCATTCGCGAGTTTTATTGAAGAAATAACACTCCCATGA
- a CDS encoding phosphoadenosine phosphosulfate reductase: MSIYKYPLHQDVLSATQERIKWTLENLPRTCVSFSGGKDSTVMLHLVALRARQMKTKIDVLFIDWEAQFSYTIAHIEHMRELYSDVIDHFWWVALPLTTQNSLSQFQPEWQCWEPGTRWVRQPPEDAVTDPTFFPFYQPGMTFEVFVRSFSDWYSRNRPAAVLIGIRADESYNRFLAIASARKQRFADDKPWTTVAPGGHAWYIYPLYDWKTADIWTWFAKSGSCYNPLYDLMFQAGVPPRYMRICEPFGPEQRQGLWLYHVVEPERWAMMCERVSGVRSGGIYAGHDNHFYGHRKILKPEHLCWREYAMLLLDSMPQNTAEHYRNKIAVYLHWYQKRGIEDIPDTQDGDIGAKDIPSWRRICKVILNNDYWCRALSFSPNKPKHYQRYSDRVKAKRKEWGILCDKD; encoded by the coding sequence ATGTCAATTTATAAGTACCCCCTGCACCAGGATGTTCTTAGTGCGACACAGGAACGAATAAAATGGACTCTCGAGAATTTACCCAGAACCTGTGTCTCTTTTTCTGGCGGTAAAGACTCCACCGTCATGCTGCATCTGGTTGCCCTTCGGGCGCGACAGATGAAAACAAAAATAGATGTGCTGTTTATCGACTGGGAAGCGCAATTTTCTTATACCATCGCCCACATTGAACATATGCGCGAATTGTACAGCGATGTCATTGACCATTTCTGGTGGGTGGCCCTCCCCCTGACAACGCAAAATTCCCTGTCGCAATTTCAGCCAGAGTGGCAATGCTGGGAACCGGGCACCCGTTGGGTTCGCCAGCCTCCTGAAGATGCAGTAACCGATCCCACTTTTTTTCCTTTCTACCAGCCAGGCATGACGTTTGAAGTCTTTGTTCGCAGTTTCTCCGACTGGTATTCACGCAACCGCCCGGCGGCCGTACTGATTGGTATTCGTGCTGATGAATCCTACAACCGTTTTCTGGCTATCGCTTCAGCACGAAAGCAGCGGTTTGCCGACGATAAACCCTGGACGACCGTCGCGCCGGGGGGGCATGCCTGGTATATCTACCCTCTCTACGACTGGAAAACCGCCGATATCTGGACCTGGTTCGCTAAATCGGGGAGTTGCTATAACCCACTCTATGACCTGATGTTTCAGGCCGGTGTGCCGCCACGCTACATGCGCATCTGCGAACCCTTTGGCCCGGAACAGCGTCAGGGATTATGGCTCTACCACGTTGTAGAACCCGAACGCTGGGCAATGATGTGCGAGCGCGTCAGCGGCGTGCGCAGCGGGGGGATTTACGCCGGGCACGATAACCATTTTTACGGCCACCGGAAAATCCTGAAACCCGAACACCTCTGCTGGCGCGAATATGCCATGCTGCTCCTCGACAGCATGCCGCAAAATACCGCTGAGCATTACCGCAATAAAATCGCCGTTTATCTGCACTGGTATCAGAAGAGAGGCATAGAGGATATTCCCGATACGCAGGACGGTGATATCGGTGCCAAAGACATTCCCTCCTGGCGTCGTATTTGCAAGGTTATCCTTAATAACGACTACTGGTGCAGAGCGCTATCGTTCAGCCCAAATAAACCCAAACATTATCAGCGCTACAGCGACAGAGTGAAGGCAAAACGCAAGGAGTGGGGAATATTATGCGACAAAGACTAA
- the uspG gene encoding universal stress protein UspG yields MYKTIIMPVDVFEMELSDKAVRHAEFLAQQDGIIHLLHVLPGSASLSLHRFAADVRRFEEHLQHEAETRLQTMVGHFSIDPSRIKTHVRFGSVRDAVNELAAELDADVVVIGSRNPSITTHLLGSNASSVIRHTHIPVMVVR; encoded by the coding sequence ATAAGACAATCATTATGCCGGTTGATGTTTTCGAAATGGAACTGAGCGACAAGGCTGTGCGCCACGCGGAATTTCTCGCGCAGCAGGACGGAATTATTCATCTTTTACATGTCTTACCGGGCTCTGCCAGCCTGAGTCTGCACCGCTTTGCCGCCGACGTGCGTCGCTTTGAGGAGCATTTACAGCACGAAGCCGAGACGCGCCTGCAGACCATGGTCGGGCATTTCAGCATCGACCCTTCCCGCATCAAAACCCACGTCCGGTTCGGTAGCGTGCGCGATGCCGTCAATGAGCTGGCCGCGGAGCTGGATGCAGACGTGGTGGTGATCGGTTCACGTAATCCTTCCATTACCACTCACCTGCTGGGGTCGAACGCCTCCAGCGTGATCCGCCATACCCACATTCCGGTGATGGTGGTCCGGTAA
- a CDS encoding molecular chaperone translates to MNDKDIFTSSTYEALTSFEIKGLTFRDFFNAADTTSRCASLHLLFPESRAWQQDEALEVEYDFNALFVGPATLLAPPYASVYLDEEPLLMGATTLRVREFLQNMGLFVTEENSVPDDHISYEMELAVMLSAHARHSPQYHDALTRFVLGHLELWLPAFITKINDCAKTSAMKCLASQLTNWFDELKTRVIL, encoded by the coding sequence ATGAATGATAAAGATATATTCACCTCTTCAACATATGAGGCGTTAACCTCTTTTGAAATAAAGGGGCTAACGTTTCGCGATTTTTTTAACGCGGCGGATACAACATCGCGATGCGCCTCGTTACACCTTTTATTTCCGGAGAGTCGAGCCTGGCAGCAGGATGAGGCGTTAGAGGTAGAGTATGACTTCAACGCTCTGTTTGTCGGCCCTGCGACGCTGCTGGCACCGCCTTATGCCTCGGTGTATCTGGATGAGGAGCCGCTGCTGATGGGGGCCACTACGCTTAGAGTGCGCGAATTCCTGCAAAACATGGGGCTGTTCGTGACGGAGGAGAATAGCGTTCCCGACGATCACATCAGCTATGAAATGGAGCTGGCGGTGATGCTCTCTGCGCATGCCAGACATTCGCCGCAATATCACGATGCGCTTACCCGCTTTGTACTCGGCCATCTCGAATTATGGCTCCCTGCATTTATCACAAAAATAAATGATTGTGCAAAAACTTCCGCAATGAAATGTCTCGCGTCGCAACTGACTAATTGGTTTGATGAATTAAAAACGAGAGTAATATTATGA
- a CDS encoding ParB-like nuclease domain-containing protein: MRQRLITEMETYLQSLPEEDRINAINAFREAIHKNSPFREQPIDCVLWIRQDAISANDYNPNNVAPPEKRLLSKSLELDGFTQPIVVTESEPQHYEIVDGFHRHEIGKNRAALKHQLKGYLPVTCLRQDRQDKHNRMAATIRHNRARGRHQINAMSEIVRELVQLGWNDERISKELGMDSDEVLRLKQINGLLELFADRRYSEAWTVK, from the coding sequence ATGCGACAAAGACTAATCACCGAGATGGAAACGTACCTTCAGTCACTTCCCGAAGAGGATCGCATTAACGCCATAAATGCTTTTCGCGAAGCGATCCATAAAAACAGCCCTTTTCGCGAGCAACCGATAGACTGCGTCCTCTGGATCAGACAGGACGCTATTAGCGCTAACGACTACAACCCCAATAACGTGGCTCCTCCAGAAAAGCGGCTGCTCAGTAAGTCGCTGGAACTCGATGGATTCACCCAACCTATTGTTGTGACCGAAAGCGAACCGCAACATTACGAAATTGTGGATGGATTTCATCGGCATGAAATTGGCAAAAACCGGGCGGCATTGAAGCACCAGCTTAAGGGATACCTCCCCGTCACCTGCCTACGCCAGGATCGACAGGATAAACATAACCGTATGGCCGCAACCATTCGGCACAACCGGGCGCGGGGTCGACACCAGATTAACGCAATGTCGGAGATCGTTCGCGAACTGGTGCAGCTTGGCTGGAATGACGAGAGAATAAGCAAGGAGCTGGGAATGGACAGCGATGAAGTCTTGCGCCTCAAGCAAATCAACGGCCTGCTGGAGCTGTTTGCAGACCGCCGTTACTCAGAAGCCTGGACGGTGAAATAA
- a CDS encoding molybdopterin-dependent oxidoreductase has product MSIDKGQLNRRSFLKGLIALGTVAALPGGLLSSRCAMAQPPIPFNPKTYKIFRNACPRNCYDTCSLKTWVKDDVITFVDGASESTFTHGAPCVKGLTYPRRVYSPDRIKYPMIQDGRGSGKWRRISWDEAMQRIASKMLEIKKKDGSMLGLALSKYSGNLGVMSYAVEGMMSSLGYTTRFAGTPCWPAGIDAQHYDMGDMWCNDPEDLVKAKYIIIWGANPAWCSMHTMKYIYQAREKGAKVVVIDPLFSQTAAKADLYLRVRPGSDGALALGMARHLLDIGRVDQEFVNNFAHGFPEFEQYLRSNITVEWASEICGLSADVIRQLAEEFTAVKPATVWIGYGMQRHVNGGANVRAIDAFVAMTGNIGVEGGGARYGHLQTWGYNYHAMTQKPPVGSVGMVGESGPVGEFVSDSGEKSHYSDRALNLNQTAQSILDANDPPIRMLWVACKNPFAQDFDRNKMEKAFSKLEMVVCVDQFFNETVQHADIVLPVTTTFEHWNLSSSYWHYWLSVNEPAIKPMYECKSDLDIAVLLSRTINKMEPGSCTFPQDIDQKKWLDLEFNEGMAKQFGIRSWDDLLDGPVKAKMVSSAAWHDRKFKTPSGKYEFLSELCEKNGHKALPEYMPAAEGKLPFHLFTPHLQYGLHSQFVNLDWMQVFWPEPFVYIHPAAAQKKGIRELAKVRVFNDVGEVELRAKITTNVPEDFLVMYESWFNKLKYNVQNVVKDTPADMGKMATGAPGAAIHSQFVDIALIANEGADA; this is encoded by the coding sequence ATGAGTATTGATAAAGGGCAGCTAAACCGACGCTCCTTTTTAAAAGGACTGATTGCGCTGGGTACCGTCGCCGCATTACCCGGCGGATTATTATCATCCCGATGTGCCATGGCACAGCCTCCCATTCCGTTTAACCCGAAAACCTACAAAATTTTCCGTAACGCTTGCCCGCGTAACTGCTACGACACCTGCAGCTTAAAAACCTGGGTCAAAGATGACGTTATCACCTTTGTCGACGGGGCGAGCGAGTCCACGTTTACGCACGGCGCGCCGTGTGTGAAAGGGCTGACCTACCCGCGCCGGGTCTACTCCCCGGATCGTATTAAATACCCGATGATTCAGGATGGTCGCGGCAGCGGTAAATGGCGTCGCATCTCCTGGGATGAAGCCATGCAGCGCATTGCCAGCAAAATGCTGGAGATTAAAAAGAAAGACGGCTCTATGCTCGGCCTGGCGCTGTCGAAATACTCCGGCAACCTGGGCGTGATGAGCTATGCCGTGGAAGGAATGATGTCTTCTCTCGGTTACACCACGCGGTTTGCCGGTACGCCATGCTGGCCGGCTGGGATCGATGCTCAGCACTACGACATGGGCGACATGTGGTGTAACGACCCGGAAGATCTGGTTAAAGCAAAATACATCATTATCTGGGGGGCAAACCCGGCGTGGTGCTCCATGCACACCATGAAGTACATCTATCAGGCGCGTGAGAAAGGGGCGAAAGTGGTGGTCATTGATCCGCTGTTCTCGCAAACCGCCGCGAAAGCCGATCTGTATTTGCGCGTGCGCCCAGGCTCAGACGGTGCGCTGGCGCTGGGGATGGCGCGCCATCTGCTGGATATAGGCCGCGTCGACCAGGAGTTTGTGAATAACTTCGCGCACGGTTTCCCGGAGTTCGAGCAGTATCTGCGCAGCAATATCACCGTTGAGTGGGCGTCTGAAATCTGTGGCCTGTCGGCAGACGTAATTCGCCAACTGGCGGAAGAGTTCACCGCGGTAAAACCCGCCACCGTCTGGATCGGCTACGGGATGCAGCGCCACGTCAACGGCGGGGCGAACGTGCGCGCCATTGACGCCTTCGTTGCCATGACCGGCAACATCGGTGTGGAAGGCGGCGGTGCCCGCTACGGCCATCTGCAGACCTGGGGCTACAACTACCATGCGATGACGCAGAAGCCACCGGTCGGGTCTGTTGGCATGGTGGGCGAAAGCGGCCCGGTAGGCGAGTTCGTCAGCGACAGTGGCGAGAAGAGCCACTACTCCGACCGCGCGCTGAACCTGAACCAGACCGCGCAGAGCATTCTTGATGCCAACGATCCGCCCATTCGTATGCTCTGGGTGGCGTGTAAGAACCCGTTTGCCCAGGACTTTGACCGCAACAAAATGGAAAAAGCCTTCAGCAAGCTGGAGATGGTGGTCTGCGTCGATCAGTTCTTCAACGAGACAGTGCAGCATGCCGATATCGTGCTGCCGGTGACCACGACCTTTGAGCACTGGAACCTGTCGTCGTCTTACTGGCATTACTGGCTGTCGGTGAATGAACCGGCCATTAAGCCGATGTACGAATGCAAGAGCGATCTGGATATTGCCGTGCTGCTCTCGCGTACCATCAACAAAATGGAGCCGGGCTCCTGTACCTTCCCGCAGGACATTGACCAGAAAAAATGGCTCGACCTTGAGTTTAATGAGGGCATGGCGAAACAGTTCGGCATCCGCTCCTGGGACGATCTGCTGGATGGGCCGGTGAAAGCCAAAATGGTCAGCTCTGCAGCCTGGCACGACCGCAAGTTTAAAACGCCATCGGGCAAGTATGAGTTCCTCTCTGAGCTATGTGAAAAGAACGGCCATAAAGCGCTGCCGGAGTATATGCCGGCCGCAGAGGGCAAGCTGCCGTTCCATCTCTTCACCCCGCACTTGCAGTACGGCCTCCACTCTCAGTTCGTCAACCTCGACTGGATGCAGGTCTTCTGGCCGGAGCCGTTTGTCTATATCCATCCTGCCGCTGCGCAGAAGAAGGGCATTCGCGAGCTGGCAAAAGTCCGCGTGTTTAACGACGTGGGCGAAGTGGAGCTGCGGGCGAAGATCACCACCAACGTGCCGGAAGATTTCCTGGTGATGTATGAGTCCTGGTTTAACAAGCTTAAGTACAACGTGCAGAACGTCGTGAAAGATACGCCAGCCGATATGGGCAAAATGGCAACCGGTGCACCTGGCGCGGCGATCCACAGCCAGTTTGTCGACATTGCCCTTATCGCGAATGAAGGAGCAGACGCATGA
- a CDS encoding 4Fe-4S dicluster domain-containing protein, with the protein MRRAFLVNSDKCIGCRGCAMACKSFNQLEPDRFWRYVYPLDKEIYPHEERAFFSLACNHCENPACLAACPVEAYTKRDDGVVVHNPERCIGCKNCIRNCPYGAPRFNEETQKAEKCSMCYERLDIGMAPACVNACPVGALTIIDLDADPLPNNAVQYPPGFPKMPQLNPGTRFILARQPKQPGDK; encoded by the coding sequence ATGAGACGCGCATTTTTAGTAAACAGTGATAAATGTATTGGCTGCCGCGGATGCGCCATGGCCTGCAAGAGTTTTAACCAGCTTGAGCCGGATCGTTTCTGGCGCTATGTCTATCCGCTGGATAAAGAAATTTATCCGCATGAGGAGCGTGCGTTTTTCTCGCTGGCCTGTAACCACTGTGAAAACCCGGCCTGTCTGGCGGCGTGTCCGGTGGAAGCCTACACCAAACGTGATGACGGCGTGGTGGTGCATAACCCTGAACGCTGCATCGGCTGTAAAAACTGCATCCGTAACTGCCCGTACGGCGCCCCGCGCTTCAATGAGGAGACGCAAAAGGCTGAGAAGTGCAGCATGTGCTATGAACGTCTGGATATCGGAATGGCCCCGGCCTGCGTTAACGCGTGCCCGGTCGGTGCGCTGACGATTATCGATCTGGATGCCGATCCGCTGCCGAACAATGCTGTGCAGTATCCGCCTGGCTTCCCGAAGATGCCTCAGCTTAATCCGGGTACGCGCTTCATTCTGGCCCGTCAGCCAAAACAGCCGGGGGATAAATAA